In a genomic window of Telopea speciosissima isolate NSW1024214 ecotype Mountain lineage chromosome 5, Tspe_v1, whole genome shotgun sequence:
- the LOC122662788 gene encoding precursor of CEP5-like, whose protein sequence is MAKVKFIFASVLLLVIAFSHAVNSVEGRHLKTKQSNKKKKPIITTPTREKSSHETASRKVGGENGSKTMADVAKEFQPAGAALVDIVDIDEASVNPAVPLDDDSSPSPPPHHMEDFRPTAPGHSPGIGHSVHN, encoded by the coding sequence ATGGCGAAGGTGAAGTTCATCTTTGCTTCTGTGCTTCTCCTTGTCATTGCTTTCTCTCATGCAGTTAATTCTGTTGAGGGAAGGCATTTAAAGACAAAGCAGtctaacaagaagaagaaaccaattaTAACTACTCCCACCAGAGAGAAGAGCAGTCACGAAACTGCATCAAGAAAAGTtggtggtgagaatggaagtaAAACGATGGCGGATGTAGCAAAAGAATTTCAGCCAGCAGGTGCAGCCCTTGTTGATATCGTAGACATTGATGAAGCTTCTGTAAATCCTGCAGTTCCATTAGACGACGATTCATcaccatcacctccaccacATCATATGGAAGACTTCCGGCCAACGGCCCCTGGTCACAGTCCAGGAATCGGCCATTCTGTTCACAACTAG